Within Ovis aries strain OAR_USU_Benz2616 breed Rambouillet chromosome 11, ARS-UI_Ramb_v3.0, whole genome shotgun sequence, the genomic segment CAGGCTCCGGTCGCCAAATTCGGCGCTACCTTCGGCGAAGCGGCcccaagagggagagagaggagggctggAGCGGGGGTCCGAGGAGGGGCGCCCCCTCTTCCCGCGGCGCAGCTGGAGCAGGATCTAAGGGGTCAGCATCGTCCCGGCTCCGCGCCAGcggcggcgggggaggggaggaggaatcTCTTTGGGGGTGGgtttggagggggtggggggcggctcCTTCCTCCTCCCGGCGGCCGGCTCCCGGTCCAGGAGGGGCGGGGAGGTGACGAGGGGCCGTCCCAGGCGGGGGTGGAGGCGGAGAtgccgccgccgcagccgccgcgGTGGCTGCTGCTGCCGTAGCTGTCGCCGGCGCCACTGCCTCCTCCTCCGGCCGAGACGCGGAGAGAGCAAGCGAAAGCGGCGGCGAAGAGCCGGGCGCACACCACAGCTGGATCCCTCACTCCAACTTCAAGCCTCGGCCCCGCCTCTCCCCAGCCAGCCTCGCAGCCAATGACCGCCCGCCGCCGGCCCCGAGCCGCACGGCCATTGGCCGGTCGGCGTGGCAGTGAGGGCGGGGGTGCCGGGGAGAGAGCCGCAGCTGGAATCCGGTTCCCACCCCAAAGCCCGGGAccgcccctctcccctcctcttgcCCCTGGTGTCAGCTCCAGAAGACCGGAGCCAATTAGACAGCTACCCAGACCGAACCCACTTTCCTATTGGCCGCTAAGGGCTCTGGGACTCTTCTGGAGGGAGCCCCAGGGACTCAAAAGTATTTGGAGTGGGGTCCTGGGATATCGTTGCGGGCCCCCGGGCATCCTTTGTCCAAGACCCCAGAATTGGACCGCAAAGGGAGGGCGGGGCTCAGCTCTGGGAGGGCCTGGTGCAGAGGGAAGCAGACGGCCCGGAGTGAGGGGTGTGACCAGGGTCCTAGAGCAAAACCTTGGTTAATCTCTCATCCTGGAGTTGAGCCTGGGAGCAGGACTGAGGAGGGGCGAGCTGAGCGGGAAGTCGGGGGGATAGGACTTCAGTCTGGGGGGCGCTAGTTAGGGAAACGGGCGGAGCCAAGGAAAGGTTGAAGCAGGCGAGGTCTGGGCGTGGTCTCTACCAACTTCTTGGGCTTGTTGGTCCTCCTCCCAGGCCCACTTTTGCTACTTTGACCCTAATCTCCTAACCCTAACCTGCTGACCTTGATCTCATGTTGACACTCCTAAGCTTCCGGAGAGGGCTTCGTGCTTGAACACAGGGCCCCAGACAGGTCACAATGGACCCAGAGCCCAGATCTCTAAAAGCAACTGCAGAGAAAGGAGATGTTCCTGCCCGGGGACTTGCAGGGGTCTCCAGTGTGTGGGAGGCGGTGGAAGCACAGAACTGGGCTTTGCCGACTCTTAACCTGCAGTTTCACGAAGCCCCcattcagtgcctcagtttctccttcccGAGTTCCAATATGCCTGTCTGCAGGAAAGCAGGTTAGCAGGGCTACTCTGCTCGCACATTTCCACCTTACCCCGAGCAGGTCCTCGAGGGTTTGCAGCTACTCACGCTTGCGTGCACGGGCGCAGACCCCGGCCCTCACCCCGCCTCTCCCTCCTGAATCCTCCGGCTCTGCCGGCCCCAGGTCCCTCTCGCCCGCAGCGCTACCCCTAAAGGTGGTGTGTACCCTGGAGCGGGATTCTGGGGTGAAGTGGGGCGGAGAGGGCATCCAGGATTAAGACGTCGGGAAGCGCTTTCCCACCTCTGCTGGAGGTAGACACTGCGCAACCAAGCAGATCAGTTAGCTCTTCTCTGGAGACTTCAGGACCGCTTACGCGCCACCGCCGAGAGGCAGAGGAATGGACTGGATGACCTTCCTACACCCGCCATCCCCCCACTCTCACCCCGACTCCCTGGCGTTTTTCCCTCTCCTAAGGCTGCGTCACCCACGCCTCCTGCCGAGCTGGGTGGGTGTCTCAGCTCCCTCCAGGGCGGGTTTCAGGGAATgcagtggggagggcagagcGGTTGCTACCTCCTAGGTTGCCCTTTCGCCGAATCTGGCACCTAGTTGTGCAAATGAGGCCGGGCTTTTTGCATTTCATGCTAATGAGCAGGTCCCTGAAGAAGTGCCTTTCTCTCCTGGCGGGAGTCCCTGCTCTCATTCCGGCTTACGCCAGCGCCAGTGTTGAACTCTCAGTGGTCTTCTGGGAGAGGGGACTATTTATTACAGTATGCCCTCAGAGTCTGACACCTTTTTCCCTCTGGGCAGTTGGCAGTCTGCCTAGTTGGCTTGCCCTTCCCAGACAAGATCAGGGAAAGAGGCCCCACTCTAATCACCCCCTGCCCTTAACAAAATGAAGCCAAAGAGGTTTGCCCAGTCCAATGGTCAGGTTTCCTAAGGGTCAGCAGACCGCACACCTTTATCCATCACCATCCTCTAACCCCTACCTCTGGGTTGAACTTTTTTCTAGAACATACTCATAAAGGGGGGCAGGTAACATGCACCATCAGGGCAAAGCATCCCTGAGCTTGGGGCCACCTAAGGCATCCAGACTCCTCTGCAGGACACCAGGGGACTCTGACATCCCTATCAGAGATGCTCACTGTTGGTCTGAGTGCTGGAGGTAAGGAGGGAGGCAGGACCCACAAAGAAGGCAAAGGAAGCCGTGAAATCATCTTTAACTCCAAGCCTCAGCTCTGACATTACCTCCTCAGGGTGGCCTTCTTTCAGCAAGTATTTAGTTAAGTATTACAGTACCTACTAAGTGCCAAAGTGCTGAGGACACCGTACTGGGTCACGCCAGGGTCTGTAATCTCAGAGGACTTGGCCCAGCCTGGGTTTATGTCTCTATTTATGGCAATGAAATGGTTGTATTCCCCTCTAGGCTCTATGTTCCTTGAAGACAGAGGCTATGTCCATTTTGCTCATCAATTTGCCACATAGtaagtaggtgcttaataaatctGTTAGATGAATAAATAATCTCAGGTAGACAAGGGGAATGGGAGGGGTAAGAAATTCCTTTCTCTGGGTCTCAGCAGGTCTGTGTCTAAAACCTCCTCTGATTTTAGAGGTGAACCCCCATATAGACCCTGCTCCACCAGCCCTTTCAGCCCACTCCCGTTTACCCCCCCTCAAGTCTGGACGGCTCCCTCGGGAACTGAGAGAATCCTCCCGTTGGTGATGCTCTCTGCTCAGCAATGACACACTGTCCCATTTAGTCACCGCACAGCTTTGGGAGTTGGCGGCTGGGTGGGTGCTGGGAGCTGGGTAGTATTTTttagatagggaaactgaggctccaggaaATGATGAAATTACTTAAGTGACTGCCCAAACTACGAGGCCCTGTCTCCAACGGCCCTGGCCCACAGCACCTCCAGGACAGTCCTACCGGCACAACAAGGAGCGTACTCAAGAGGGaccagaaaagggaaagagaggctGAAGACTTAAAACCCCACATTTGAGCAAGACTTATGCTCAGCTGTGCCCTCTTTAGAAAATGCAAGCACTTCTAAGAGAACTAACCCTTTGAGGCCCTAACTCTCCTCAGAACACATTTACCAACTCCCATCGTCAGGTGTGGGATTCCCTGAtcgctcagttgggaaagaatccgcctgcaacgcaggagaccctggttcgattcctgggtcaggaagatccgctggagaagggataggctacccactgcaggattcttgggcttcccttgtggctcagatggtaaagaatctgcctgcaatgcaggagacctgggtttgatccgtggttttggaagatccgctggagaagggaaaggctacctactccagtattctggcctggagaattccacgcatggggtcacaaagagtcagacacaactgagcgaccttcactttcattGTCAGCATGAAAAGaggtgagacagagaaagaagactGGCTGAAGGGCGCTGTTGTTGCTAGCGAGttactcaggtgtgtccaactctttgaggaccccatggactgtagccagccaggcttctccatccatgggatttcccaggcaagaatactggagtgggtggccatttccttctccaggggatcttcccaaaccagggatcgaacctgagtctcctgcattgcaagtggatccTCTACTGCCTATCCACCGCAGAAGTCTGGATGGAGGGGCAGAAAACACCAAATGACTCTCCTTCATAGCTGGACTTCCTGGGGGGAGAGGAAGCCTTAGTAATCTTTATTGCATGCCAAAGACCCCAGAAAGAATGAGTTGTGTCAGATGCTTTCAGACCAGTTTTCTTACCCTCTCTGGGTCTTGAACATCTATTCGTATGAAGCAGAAGGTACCTACCTTGCCATCTCATTCATGAGGGTCAGTGGGACAACTGAGTTAAGAGGGCTTTGCAAACTGCCTGGACATTTTCAAAGCCACACTGGGGCTGAAAAAAAAAGGCCACCTGGGCTTTACCATGCTCCACCCTCCCTCCTCgagcttcctttgtagctcagttggtaaagaatccgcctatagtgcaggagacccgggtttgattcctggtgtgggaagatcccctggagaaggaaatggcaacccactccagtattcttgcctgaagaatcccatggactgtagcctgccaggctcctctgtccttggggtcgcaagagtcagtcatgacttagagactaaaccaccaaccaccaccctCCCTCCTCATTGCACCTCAGACCAGGTTCTGCTTATCCAGACTTCCTGGCCAGGGTGAACAGGCTTCAGCCAGAAAGGGCTAGCTGACCTTGTTGGCTGGAGCCCTAATCCTCTCCAGATCGGCCGGTGGCTTGCCACCGGCCCATCTGCCCACACGCAGGTCCCAGTGACCATTTGTGGCTGTGATTAACGGTGTGCAAGGGGTGGCGATGGTCCTGAGCAGAACTTGAAGTGATTTACTTCAGTCTCCCAGCCCCTTCCAGCTCCACTCCTCCCCTCTGCTGACATCCCTACCAGCAGTGGCCCCATTCAGATCTTCTCTCTAGCAGCCTCTCCTGGCTCTCTACTGCTTGGCTCTGGGGCTACGAGGGTACCTAGGCTCATCAGACCCCCAAAGGGCTCAGGGTTGAGGTGCAGCCCCATTACTCTGTACTTGCCCTTCCCAAAGAACGCTTCTAGTCCCCTCTTCCTGAAGGAAAACTAGATGGGGCTTCCAGAACCTGTGAAGATGTGGGTGCCAAGGATGAATCTTGTGAGCATCTCCCAACACTGAGGGAACAGGAGATCACAGGCAGGCAGCGGTTGTCCCAGCAACAGGAAGTACTCAGGTTTGCAGGACTTCCAACCCAACTTTCCCTGGACTGACATATATGAAATCAGGGGGATGGACAATACGACTTCCTGTGGGAAGGCTGGGAGCTGGATAGATACCCCAAAAGAAATGTCCTTGGTCCTGATAAGAGCAGCTCCTATAATGGACcagaaaatatacaaattccATGAAACATAAAAGCTCATATGAAGCATCCCACTTCCCCAGCTTAaaattggagaagacaatgggaAGGACCAGAAAATACACAAATTCCATGAAAACTAAAAGCTCATATGAAGCATCCCAGCTTAAAATTGGAGGAAACAATGGGAAGAGAGGCAGCGACCTTTCTTAACCCTGTCTGAGGGCGAGGACTGGCCTTTCTCCTCTTGTGCAagtccacaccccacccccatccctggtgACCACTACCAGTCCCCTGACCTCAGCCTCCTCACTCAGGTCGTAATGACCATGGAGGGGGCGGAGTCAGTCTGGTGTCctttgaaggtaaaagaggaatcCAAGAATTCAGGGGGGTCATCTAGGGGCTCCCAGAAAAAGGGACCCTGGGCTGCTGGTTCCCATGCTGGAGCCCGAGGCCCCTCTCACAAGCAAGGCTGAGGCCCAGAGGTTACCGCGGGACGCTGTTAGGTTTATTCCAGGGTGAGCGGGTGCTCGGGGGGAGCAGCAGGGATGGCCGAGGTCACCTGTTGACATGGTGCCCAGGGGTGGCCAAAGGTTCTGCGGGGCCCTGCAGGGCCTGAATCTCTGGTTGGTTGGGAAGCTCCACCTTCTGCCCCAGCCCAAGGTAGGGGAGGCAGTCACTGATGGAGCAGTTTCCGTAGTTCGCAGGGCTCGGTGATGGGCATCGAGCAGGCCTGATTCTCACACACATAGGCGGTGGCCCGGTCTTCTATCCGCCGAAGGGTATTCAGGAAGGGCAGCTGGCGGGACAGGAAGCTCGAGGGGTCCCCATCAGCCAGAATCAGCACCTGGGAGAGCGGCAGAGAGAGTCACCCGGGGCCACCCAGACACCAGCAGGACCCACTGGTGGGTTTCTTCTCCAAGCcttcagaggagccagagatacTGGGGAGCTGAGGAAGTGAGGGGAGGCCGAGAGTGGGGCTGGGCTCAGAGACCAAACCTTGTTAGGGATGTAGATGGAGTGGACACACTGCAACAGAGCCTTGGTATCCTTGGCCTGAGGGTCTCCACAGATCACAATCTAGCCAGAACAGAAAGGTTAACTCCAGTGACTGATGCCAAGAGGCTGGGTCCAGACCTAACAGGCCCTCCCCATCCTCCTGCCACCCACCCTATATGCCTAAGAAGAAATGGGGACTCAGCATCCCCCAGATCAGCGGCCAGGAGGCTGCATCAGATTCACTGCTCAGCAGGTGagagcacgcacacatacacacacacacaaatgagaaGACACTACGTGGCAGGGTCATATGTGCATGGGACATGCACACGTGGGCAGAGACACCAGCACACATGCATAAGACTTGATACACTGgaagacacacaaacacagagacagCCGCACACAGGGAGACACAGTCATCACATATACACAGAGCAGATGCCCACAGAGAGGCAGacaccagacacacacatacacacataacacacacacacagaggcacagatACACCggcaaacacacatatataagcaGGCAAGCCTAAACATGGGGTGTACACATACAACCAGGCAATCATGTACTGGTGAACACTCACCCCAGCACACACTGAAAGGCAGGCACACAGTCACACACCTCCAGAGCTACACAAATccagacgcacacacacagcaacaacaCACATAGGGACACACACCCAGAGGCACATACCTGCACACACTACACCGCTGACCCAACTATAGcgacacacagaggcacacagacacacatttcAGCAACCACAGGGATCCACGTTTAACCCTCTGCTCGGAGAACCCTCCTCATAGGAACTCACAAGGGCACCTGCTCGTGATGGAGACCTGCCTCAGACACATACAGACTCTTCTGCCTGAAAAAAAGCAGCCTTACAGACATTCCCTCGGAGACACACATCACACAGGGCTACACACTCGGGGACCTGAGCTCTGGGGACAGCCCCAGGAACTCCACTCCATGCCTCCATTGCAACCCCAGCTTCCCTTCCACCCTGGGTCCCAGGCCAAGGGCCCCACCTGCTTGAGGGTCTGCTGGTGGGCTGAGAGGGCGCGGACCATCTCAGGCAGTGCCACGGGCACACGGCGCATGCGCTCAGAGAAGGCGGTCAACAGGCACACACACTTGTCCATCCAGTCCTTGTGGCCCGTGAAACCGTGCAGCCGAAGCAGGTTGTGGGCCGACACGGAGTTGGCACTGGGCTCCGCACCATCCTGGTCTgcaggggacagggagggagggtcACTGGGTCCCAGGACCCTGGAACACGACTGCTGCCAGGATGGcagggggatggggtggaggagtCCCTGCCCACCAGTTCCTGCCCCAGGTCTGAGAATGAGTGCCAGGCCCAGCAGTGACTGGCCCTTTGCACCCTCACATGCATCCTCAACTCCACCTGCCCACACTGCACTGTTGCTCCCCAGGGTCCTGCATCTCCCAACTGAAACCTCCACCCAGCCACCAACTGCCCTTCCTTCCGACTTCCTCACCTCCCACTTCTAATCCACTGTGAATCTGCAGGGTCTGTGACCAGAATAGATCCAACCTGGCCACTTCTCCCATCTTGTACTTCTGCCTTGTCTGGACCTTCGCCATCACTTGCCTGGACTGACCACCACTAATGGCTCCCTACCTAGCCTCCTTGTTTCCCCATCCCTTCTCTACCGTCGGTCAGAGTGACACTCTGAGATCTGCACCAGAGCAGACTGCAACCAACTCGAAACTCACCAGAGCCCTCTACTCCTTGCCACATTTGTAAGACCCTGCGGGGGTCCAGCCCCCCGGGCACCCTCCCCTCATGCTGGCCTCTgcccctctgtcctccaggaCACAAGCTGCCCATTCAGAGCTTCTCAGGAGCTGCTCCTTCCACCTGAAATCCCTCTCCTGCTCCCACAGGACCACATGGCTCTGTCTTGCCCTCCAGTCCTTGGTTAAATGACACCTGTACAGGTTTAATTTGACTTCCCTGCTGAGTTGGGCCCTACCGTTGTCCTGTCAGGGCccgttcagtcattcagttaacatttattgagcacctaattACATACCAGATGTGCAGGAGATCCTGGGGGTACAGCAGTGACAACATTCTGACCCCAAGACACTTAAGTCTGGGTGCCGTTAACAGACTAGATGCATCAGGTGATGCTCAATGCCACTGAGAAAAGTCAGGAACGGGGTACACAGTGGGCAGCTCCTACTTCTCCACGGCACCCTCAATTTTAACTATGCATCTGTGTGTGCGATTTTGCTTTAAATAGTACCGTCTGTGCACTGGCTCCCTTACTACCTAGGAAGCCTTATGACAGTAGGGATGAAGCTGGCCTTGTTTAGTCTATCTAGGCATGTCAGTTACTGTCACTAAGCATGCTCACAGAACAGCTACATTAATCTCCGTGTCAACCATGTAAGGAAATGCCACCATTAGCTCCATTTAGCATATTAAGAATCTGAGGCTCTGAAATGTAAAGAGACCAGTTCAAAGTCACTCAGTGCTAAAGATGTAAGCCTAAGAGGGCCTGGGCCCTGTCCTTGCCAGCTCTTCACCACCACACTGCACTTACTCCTCCCCCAGGAAAAACCAAGCCCGATGGGGTCCAGTACCCCAGGCCAGCTCCACACCCTCACTGACCGTCCTTCAGACGCAGCGGCAGGCCAGCCCCCAGCTCGGCCTCACTGCAGAAGTAGCCGCCGCCCCGGGAGTCCCAGAAGAGCCTGTCCTGTGTGTCCTGCAGCCGCAGAGCCCACTCGAGCCATGCACTCTCCTGTGAGGCCTCGTATAAGTCCAGCAGGCCCCTCACCACGAAGGCGTAGtcctccaggaagccccagcATGGCGGGTTGCTAGGGGGACAGGCATTGGGGACAGGCCAGGAAGAAAGGCACTTTCACAGAAGAGGCCCTTTTCACATGCTTTTATTTAACCCTCAAAACCTAGCTCTTGGGTAGGTCCTGTTagcccatttctcagatgagcaAATGGTCTCAAGGAGGGTAAGAGCTCACAGTGGGCAGCAAGCAGAACCAGGACTAGCACCTACCCAGAGGGGAgcagaggggcagagagaggccTGGGCTGCCTAGGGAGgcaggccttcccaggtggcccggTACCCTACCTGTGCTCCACAGTCCCACCAGCGCCTGCATAGCAGGTCCGCATCAGGCGGCCACTGGCCACGTCAAACATGTGCCGCTTCAGGAACTTGGCACCGTTGATGGCATAGCTGACCACCCTCTCCTGGCCCAGAACAGCCCCCGTCACAGCGAAGCCAGACACCATCAGTCCTGGAGAAAGGAGACACAGGGGGTTGTGATCCTGGCCGGGGCCCCCCCGGGATGTCTATCCCAACCCCCCAAGCTCTGACATCTCCCTGGAGCAACAGGGCAAGTGCCTGAGTTTAAGCTCCAgagccaggcagggctgggctcctgtctctgtgtgaccttgggtggaTTACTATAGGCTTCAGTTGGCTCATTTGTAAATTAAGGACAGTAAACctgacaaagaaaaaattaatattcacCAGGTGCCTGGCATACATAAGGGCCCTTGGGAAGGGGAATTCAATATATGGATCAGGCCTCAGACACACCACCTCACCGTTCCAGGCAGCCAgcatcttgctgtccaagtgtGGCTTCGGCCGATGTTTCCGGGCCTGGAAGAGCTTCTCGAGACCTGAATTGAGTAAGGTTCGTACGGCCTCCACGTCCAGGCCAAAGCGGGCGGCAGTCAGCTCCAGCGAATACCGGACGGTCAGCACGTTCTGGCCCTGCAGCTCCCCCTTGGGGTCCTGAGAAAGACAGCTCCTGTCCAAGGGAGTCCACCGGCCTGTGTGGTTTCAAGACCTCTCCTGTGATCTCAGCAGTCCTCACCTGACTGGGGCTGATGTTGCCAGCCTCCGTGAGTCCATAGTGCTTCATGAGGAGCTGGCCTGAGGTCAGAGGCTCAGTGGCACCCAGAACAGGCTCAGGGAGGAGATGCTGGACCTCTTTGACAGTCCACACGTAGAAGGCGCCCTCTTTGGGCCGCATACCCCGCTCCGGTGGGGAGTCTGCGTCCTCTGCACTATAGAAGCCTCCAGACTGTAGGGAGGGGAGACTTGGCTGGCCCCTCTCTTCAAGGCAGTGGAGGCCCCGAGCCCTCCCACAGCCAGACCCGCCTGCCTCAGTGGACACACACCCGGTGACTCAGGTTCCGAGCAACATACTGCAGGATACCTTTGGCAACTTCGGAGTAGAACTCGTCACCAGAGATCTGAGTAGGGAGGAAGGAGGCTATAAGCAGAGGTCTTTAGGTACGAGGTGGGCAGTAAGTGTTCTCCCACGGGGGCAAGGAGGGAGGCTGGATAGTGAACATGGGACTGAATCAGGGGTGAAGTTAAGGGGGAGCTATAGGTCACCAGGAAGGCCCTGGAAGGGGCAGCCAAGGGTAGGTGGACAGGCCGGGTCTCCGCTCAGGGCTGGGGTCAGGGGTCACCTGGAAGGCTTGTGAATAGGCCACCGTGAGCTGTGCCTGGTCATACAGCATCTTCTCAAAGTGGGGAACGTGCCACTGGCGGTCCGTGGAGTAGCGGTGGAAGCCCTGAGCCAGGAGGGACACAGGGCTGGAGGCGACCCcagccactgcccccaccccgctACCGCCTGCCCCCCCACCTCACCTGCCCCACGTGGTCTCGGATACCCCCGTTGGCCATCATCTTCAGGGTATGCAAGGCCATCTGCTGGGCCCGAGAGCCATCCTGGGTTAGCCGGTGGCTGAGCCAGTAGGAGAACAGGAAACTCAGGATCACTGCGGACACCAAGAATACGCAGGTTAGAGAATAGGAAGGGCAGGGGGCCGAGATCTGGGTGATCAGGACTTTGGCCAGGTGAAGGTTAGGGGTTTACTCAATAGGCAGTCTCTCTGGATAGGCTAGGTCAACCCAGAGGACAGATGATAATCACCAAGGTCAGCATCAGAGAGAGTCCCTGCTAAGACCAAAAGTCAGAGCTTCACTAGATAGCTACTGACAGGCAGGATGGGGTTAGGCGGTCACTGGCCAGACAGGAGAGTGGGAAGTTAATAACCGAGACAGGAGTCAGAAGAGATCATTGACTAGGGTCGGCTTCGGaaggccaggccagggctggaGTGGGCATGGGGCAGGGGGCATCGACCTGGTGTGGGGAACTTGGGGGCCTCGGCAAAGCCACCATACTCCTCATCATAGCCCTCATCCAGCTGCTGGAAGCAGCGGCTGTTCATGGTGGCAGCGGAAGGTGGCAGCTGGCGGTCACCCATGCTGATCGCCGACCGAGCCAGCAGAGCCGTGGTGACCCGCTGACTGTTCTCTAGCAGGGTGCTCTTGTTCTGTTTCCACTGCGGGAGGCAGGGGCAGACCTGGAGGTCAGCATGGGGTGAGGGCCCCTTGCTTCCCTCACCCTTGACCCCTGGCCCCCTCTATTCCCCAGTGCCTACCCACCTGGTCCCGTATCCTCATCAACACCGTGCGGAAGCCAACTCGGGTCAAGCCATCCTCAGGGGGAAAGTAGGTGCCCCCCACAAAGGGCTGTAGGTTGGGAGTCAACCACACACTCATGGGCCAGCCCCCACCACTGCTGGTGGCCTGGCAGAGAGAGGGCAAGGGTGAGGGGAGCAGCCCCATGTACACGGGCAACCACCCAACCAAGGGAAGACCACTCACCTGCACAAAGGTCATATACACCTTGTCCACGTCAGGCCGCTCCTCCCGGTCCACCTTCACGCTGACAAAGTCCTCACTGAGCAGGCGGCCAATCTCCTCATTCTGGAAGGACTCCTCTTCCATCATGTGGCACCAGTGGCAGGTGGAGTACCCCACTGGAATAGGGCCATGGGGGCCCGGGAGGACCAGTGGCTGGTCAGAGAGGGGCAGCCGAAGGACTCCAGCTGGGCCTATGATGCCCTAGCATCTAGTTTCCTGGAAGGCCCCAGGCCCAAAAGAGCCATCCCCTATCTACCACCACTCCCCTGCACCCATCCCTGGAATGGTGGATGCAGTACCTGAAAGAAAAATtggcttgttttctttcttggccTTGTCGAAGGCTTCCTGTCCCCAGGGGTACCTAAGGCCAGTAGAGTGGGGCATCACTCACTAGCTCCGGAGGGGGCCAGTAAGAAGATTGAGGATCTAGCTGCCCAGGAGGGCATCAGGAGAGGACTCaccagtccacagggttgtaggCATGTTGCAGGAGGTATGGTGACTTCTCATTGATCAGGCGGTTGGGGACCTTCGGGGGCGTGGACTGAGAGCAGTTAGTCCGGC encodes:
- the SPATA20 gene encoding spermatogenesis-associated protein 20 isoform X1; protein product: MLGARALRCRCRGFLLPGAGPVLALSYRGSSSRDKDRSVTVSSSVSMPAGGKGSRTNCSQSTPPKVPNRLINEKSPYLLQHAYNPVDWYPWGQEAFDKAKKENKPIFLSVGYSTCHWCHMMEEESFQNEEIGRLLSEDFVSVKVDREERPDVDKVYMTFVQATSSGGGWPMSVWLTPNLQPFVGGTYFPPEDGLTRVGFRTVLMRIRDQVCPCLPQWKQNKSTLLENSQRVTTALLARSAISMGDRQLPPSAATMNSRCFQQLDEGYDEEYGGFAEAPKFPTPVILSFLFSYWLSHRLTQDGSRAQQMALHTLKMMANGGIRDHVGQGFHRYSTDRQWHVPHFEKMLYDQAQLTVAYSQAFQISGDEFYSEVAKGILQYVARNLSHRSGGFYSAEDADSPPERGMRPKEGAFYVWTVKEVQHLLPEPVLGATEPLTSGQLLMKHYGLTEAGNISPSQDPKGELQGQNVLTVRYSLELTAARFGLDVEAVRTLLNSGLEKLFQARKHRPKPHLDSKMLAAWNGLMVSGFAVTGAVLGQERVVSYAINGAKFLKRHMFDVASGRLMRTCYAGAGGTVEHSNPPCWGFLEDYAFVVRGLLDLYEASQESAWLEWALRLQDTQDRLFWDSRGGGYFCSEAELGAGLPLRLKDDQDGAEPSANSVSAHNLLRLHGFTGHKDWMDKCVCLLTAFSERMRRVPVALPEMVRALSAHQQTLKQIVICGDPQAKDTKALLQCVHSIYIPNKVLILADGDPSSFLSRQLPFLNTLRRIEDRATAYVCENQACSMPITEPCELRKLLHQ
- the SPATA20 gene encoding spermatogenesis-associated protein 20 isoform X2, with product MLGARALRCRCRGFLLPGAGPVLALSYRGSSSRDKDRSVTVSSSVSMPAGGKGSRTNCSQSTPPKVPNRLINEKSPYLLQHAYNPVDWYPWGQEAFDKAKKENKPIFLSVGYSTCHWCHMMEEESFQNEEIGRLLSEDFVSVKVDREERPDVDKVYMTFVQATSSGGGWPMSVWLTPNLQPFVGGTYFPPEDGLTRVGFRTVLMRIRDQWKQNKSTLLENSQRVTTALLARSAISMGDRQLPPSAATMNSRCFQQLDEGYDEEYGGFAEAPKFPTPVILSFLFSYWLSHRLTQDGSRAQQMALHTLKMMANGGIRDHVGQGFHRYSTDRQWHVPHFEKMLYDQAQLTVAYSQAFQISGDEFYSEVAKGILQYVARNLSHRSGGFYSAEDADSPPERGMRPKEGAFYVWTVKEVQHLLPEPVLGATEPLTSGQLLMKHYGLTEAGNISPSQDPKGELQGQNVLTVRYSLELTAARFGLDVEAVRTLLNSGLEKLFQARKHRPKPHLDSKMLAAWNGLMVSGFAVTGAVLGQERVVSYAINGAKFLKRHMFDVASGRLMRTCYAGAGGTVEHSNPPCWGFLEDYAFVVRGLLDLYEASQESAWLEWALRLQDTQDRLFWDSRGGGYFCSEAELGAGLPLRLKDDQDGAEPSANSVSAHNLLRLHGFTGHKDWMDKCVCLLTAFSERMRRVPVALPEMVRALSAHQQTLKQIVICGDPQAKDTKALLQCVHSIYIPNKVLILADGDPSSFLSRQLPFLNTLRRIEDRATAYVCENQACSMPITEPCELRKLLHQ
- the SPATA20 gene encoding spermatogenesis-associated protein 20 isoform X3, with the translated sequence MPAGGKGSRTNCSQSTPPKVPNRLINEKSPYLLQHAYNPVDWYPWGQEAFDKAKKENKPIFLSVGYSTCHWCHMMEEESFQNEEIGRLLSEDFVSVKVDREERPDVDKVYMTFVQATSSGGGWPMSVWLTPNLQPFVGGTYFPPEDGLTRVGFRTVLMRIRDQVCPCLPQWKQNKSTLLENSQRVTTALLARSAISMGDRQLPPSAATMNSRCFQQLDEGYDEEYGGFAEAPKFPTPVILSFLFSYWLSHRLTQDGSRAQQMALHTLKMMANGGIRDHVGQGFHRYSTDRQWHVPHFEKMLYDQAQLTVAYSQAFQISGDEFYSEVAKGILQYVARNLSHRSGGFYSAEDADSPPERGMRPKEGAFYVWTVKEVQHLLPEPVLGATEPLTSGQLLMKHYGLTEAGNISPSQDPKGELQGQNVLTVRYSLELTAARFGLDVEAVRTLLNSGLEKLFQARKHRPKPHLDSKMLAAWNGLMVSGFAVTGAVLGQERVVSYAINGAKFLKRHMFDVASGRLMRTCYAGAGGTVEHSNPPCWGFLEDYAFVVRGLLDLYEASQESAWLEWALRLQDTQDRLFWDSRGGGYFCSEAELGAGLPLRLKDDQDGAEPSANSVSAHNLLRLHGFTGHKDWMDKCVCLLTAFSERMRRVPVALPEMVRALSAHQQTLKQIVICGDPQAKDTKALLQCVHSIYIPNKVLILADGDPSSFLSRQLPFLNTLRRIEDRATAYVCENQACSMPITEPCELRKLLHQ